The DNA region TCTGAGTCGAAGATTGAAAAACTATTCGACGATATCGTTATATCGATTCATAAGCAGATACATGGATTGCGTAAATACAATGAGAACTTAGCAAAAGCCCGCGATCTCCTCCTTCCCCGTTTGATAAACGGCGAAATTGTGGTATAAGGGAACAGAAGACACAAAATGACCGAAACACACCCAATGAGGTGATACCATGGCAACGGCTGAACAGATCAAATCCCTGATCCGCTCCCATTTGAGTATGAATGCGGAGCAGTTTTACACCTCCGCCTTGCAGATTGCGGCCCATGAGGCGCGGCAGGGGCACGTTGCTCTTGCCAATGAAATCAAAGGGATGGTGGATCAGGCCAGGAAAAAGCCGGCGGCAAGCAACGTCATCGCTTTTCCTCAAGAGTTGTCCGGGCTTATCCTGACCGAGCAGTCGGCCCGCCCCCTGGCCTCCCTGGTTGTGGATGAGGCCTTGAAAGCACGCATCGAGCGGGTGATACTGGAATTCCGTCAGCAGCATAAGCTCAAGAAGCACGGGCTGGACCACCGCCGCAAGCTGCTGCTTGCGGGTGATCCCGGCACCGGAAAGACCATGACCGCTCAGGTGCTGGCCACCGAGCTCAAACAGTTCCTGCACATCATTCAGATGGATCGGCTGGTTACCAAGTTTATGGGCGAAACCGGCGCCAAACTGCGCCAGATCTTCGAGCGTA from Candidatus Desulfatibia profunda includes:
- a CDS encoding ATP-binding protein, with the protein product MATAEQIKSLIRSHLSMNAEQFYTSALQIAAHEARQGHVALANEIKGMVDQARKKPAASNVIAFPQELSGLILTEQSARPLASLVVDEALKARIERVILEFRQQHKLKKHGLDHRRKLLLAGDPGTGKTMTAQVLATELKQFLHIIQMDRLVTKFMGETGAKLRQIFERMRAMTGVYLFDEFDAIGGERDLGNDVGEMRRVL